A region from the Halosolutus gelatinilyticus genome encodes:
- a CDS encoding FAD-binding oxidoreductase, whose product MSSDPSIREEAVVSELRTAVDGDVIARADPNYTAARRLWNGRIDRRPAVFVRAASSEDVAAGIAMAREYDLPLSVRGGGHHVTGSALVEDGLVIDLGAMNEVVIDPETRTARVGPGSRVSDVLDPAQEHGLAPIVGSAAQNGVAGSTLAGGIGWLRRKFGLGIDALRSVELVTADGAVLTASESENAELFWAVRGGGSTVGAITGFELELVEVGPDVAVAQTVYPIEAARDVLDAYREYAANAPDEVTTLVAVTRVPPLPEVPPEAVGAPVVMVYGVYAGRVEAGRTAMAPLRELGESLMDASGAQPLAEVHEVARLLFPDDRRYSWHSLYADELSNDVIETLIESLATSPSDESDLSIYHMGGSIADVEPDASAFGFRDADYLLCVSAAWEDAEADTENVAWARRAWDALRERSATVDGFYPGFPGFVEGEERARMAYGDNYDRLAAIAAEYDPDGCFGLSPTAEPSSE is encoded by the coding sequence ATGAGCAGTGACCCATCCATCCGCGAGGAAGCCGTCGTTTCCGAACTCAGAACCGCCGTCGACGGCGACGTGATCGCCCGCGCCGATCCGAACTATACCGCGGCCCGACGCCTCTGGAACGGCCGAATCGACCGCCGTCCGGCCGTCTTCGTTCGTGCCGCGTCGAGCGAGGACGTCGCCGCGGGAATCGCGATGGCCCGCGAGTACGACCTTCCGCTGTCGGTCCGGGGCGGCGGACACCACGTCACGGGGTCGGCCCTCGTCGAGGACGGGCTCGTGATCGACCTGGGCGCGATGAACGAGGTCGTAATCGATCCGGAGACTCGAACGGCGAGAGTCGGTCCCGGGTCGCGAGTATCCGACGTGCTCGACCCCGCCCAGGAGCACGGCCTCGCGCCGATCGTCGGATCGGCGGCGCAAAACGGCGTCGCCGGTTCGACGCTGGCCGGCGGCATCGGCTGGCTCCGCCGCAAGTTCGGGCTCGGTATCGACGCCCTCCGCTCCGTCGAACTCGTCACCGCCGACGGCGCCGTCCTGACTGCCAGCGAGTCCGAGAATGCGGAGCTGTTCTGGGCGGTTCGCGGCGGCGGCTCGACCGTCGGCGCGATCACGGGGTTCGAGCTGGAACTCGTCGAGGTCGGCCCCGACGTCGCCGTCGCCCAGACCGTCTATCCGATCGAAGCCGCCCGCGACGTTCTCGACGCGTACCGCGAGTACGCCGCGAACGCGCCGGACGAAGTGACGACGCTGGTCGCGGTGACGCGGGTTCCGCCGCTCCCCGAAGTCCCGCCGGAGGCCGTCGGCGCCCCGGTAGTCATGGTCTACGGCGTGTACGCCGGGCGGGTCGAAGCGGGCCGGACGGCCATGGCTCCGCTACGGGAACTCGGCGAGTCCCTGATGGACGCCAGCGGCGCACAGCCACTCGCCGAGGTTCACGAGGTGGCTCGGCTCCTGTTTCCCGACGATCGGCGCTACTCCTGGCACTCGCTGTACGCCGACGAGTTGAGCAACGACGTGATCGAGACGCTGATCGAGTCGCTGGCGACGTCGCCGTCGGACGAGAGCGACCTCTCCATCTACCACATGGGCGGGTCGATCGCCGACGTCGAACCCGATGCGAGCGCCTTCGGCTTCCGCGACGCCGACTATCTGCTGTGCGTCTCGGCCGCCTGGGAGGACGCCGAGGCGGACACGGAAAACGTCGCCTGGGCTCGCCGCGCCTGGGACGCGCTTCGAGAGCGCTCCGCGACCGTCGACGGATTCTATCCGGGCTTCCCCGGGTTCGTCGAGGGTGAGGAACGGGCTCGGATGGCGTACGGCGACAACTACGATCGGCTGGCCGCGATCGCGGCCGAGTACGACCCGGACGGCTGTTTTGGGCTATCCCCGACCGCCGAACCGTCGTCGGAGTAA
- a CDS encoding phosphoadenosine phosphosulfate reductase family protein, translated as MTANFPDYVDVDYTDGEGENPEDYPHINDKIEKAVEVTRQGLEQYENPAVMWTGGKDSTLVLYFVKEVADRYDLEVPPAIFIDHYQHFDEIHDFVDRWAGEWGLEVIYARNEDIGQYVEENDLEPGDDIPVDELSEHNRHHVDNILEYEEDTFPFLLDTYAGNHLLKTVALNDALEEYDVDGILSGVRWDEQEARADETFFSPRHDPDIYPPHDRVQPILQFDEAAVWEAFWNFVVPDTVEAFPDEGYVPEGKDDLPNDLAPEDTPVSPKYWEGFRSLGSEISTEKTEDDPAWLQDLEGTTERAGRAQDKEDLMERLRDLGYM; from the coding sequence ATGACAGCGAACTTCCCCGACTACGTAGACGTCGATTACACCGACGGCGAAGGCGAAAATCCGGAAGACTACCCGCACATCAACGACAAGATCGAGAAGGCGGTCGAAGTCACCCGCCAGGGGCTCGAACAGTACGAGAACCCCGCGGTCATGTGGACCGGCGGGAAGGACTCGACGCTGGTGCTCTACTTCGTCAAAGAGGTCGCCGACCGGTACGATCTCGAGGTGCCGCCGGCGATCTTCATCGACCACTACCAGCACTTCGACGAGATCCACGACTTCGTCGATCGCTGGGCCGGCGAGTGGGGTCTCGAGGTCATCTACGCGCGCAACGAGGACATCGGCCAGTACGTCGAGGAGAACGACCTCGAACCCGGCGACGACATCCCCGTCGACGAACTCTCCGAGCACAACCGACACCACGTCGACAACATCCTCGAGTACGAGGAGGACACGTTCCCGTTCCTGCTCGACACCTACGCCGGCAACCACCTGCTGAAGACGGTCGCGCTCAACGACGCACTCGAGGAGTACGACGTCGACGGCATCCTCTCTGGCGTTCGCTGGGACGAACAGGAAGCCCGCGCCGACGAGACGTTCTTCTCGCCGCGCCACGACCCGGACATCTACCCGCCCCACGACCGCGTCCAGCCCATCCTCCAGTTCGACGAGGCCGCGGTCTGGGAGGCCTTCTGGAACTTCGTCGTCCCGGACACCGTCGAGGCGTTCCCGGACGAGGGCTACGTCCCCGAAGGCAAGGACGACCTGCCGAACGACCTCGCGCCCGAGGACACCCCCGTCTCGCCCAAGTACTGGGAGGGCTTCCGATCGCTCGGCAGCGAGATCAGCACGGAGAAGACCGAGGACGACCCCGCCTGGCTGCAGGACCTCGAAGGAACGACCGAGCGCGCGGGCCGCGCCCAGGACAAGGAGGACCTGATGGAGCGCCTGCGCGACCTCGGCTACATGTAA
- the wecB gene encoding non-hydrolyzing UDP-N-acetylglucosamine 2-epimerase: MRVCSIVGARPQFIKAAVVSRELESAGEEVLVHTGQHYDEELSDVFFEELDIPEPEHNLGVRSGPHGEQTGKMIAAIEPVVEEVDPDALLLYGDTNSTLAGAIVGSKRDVTVAHVEAGLRSENRDMPEEINRILTDHAADCCFAPSKRAVENLAEEGIDDGVHWTGDVMYDAILDARERATNRSTILEDLGLEPGEYVLATVHRESNTDVRSNLEAILDGFADSPLPVVFPAHPRTVDRLERHGLWERATAVCDLIEPQGYLDFVRLLDAAERVATDSGGVQKEAFFLETPCVTLRNETEWTETVDSGLNVLVGPNADRIRRALRTDRNPVTNAQPYGDGLAGQRIVGLLERQLESGEPETEIDPEPSPLS; this comes from the coding sequence ATGCGGGTCTGCTCGATCGTCGGCGCGCGCCCGCAGTTCATCAAGGCGGCCGTCGTCTCCAGGGAACTCGAGTCGGCGGGCGAAGAGGTCCTCGTTCACACGGGTCAACACTACGACGAGGAGCTCTCGGACGTGTTCTTCGAGGAACTGGACATCCCCGAGCCGGAGCACAACCTCGGCGTCAGATCGGGGCCACACGGCGAGCAGACGGGGAAGATGATCGCGGCGATCGAACCGGTCGTCGAGGAGGTCGACCCCGACGCCCTCCTGCTGTACGGTGACACGAACTCGACGCTGGCGGGCGCGATCGTCGGCTCGAAACGCGACGTGACCGTTGCACACGTCGAGGCCGGCCTCCGCAGCGAGAACCGCGACATGCCCGAGGAGATTAACCGGATCCTGACGGATCACGCCGCAGACTGCTGTTTCGCCCCGAGCAAACGCGCCGTCGAGAACCTTGCCGAGGAGGGGATCGACGACGGCGTCCACTGGACGGGGGACGTGATGTACGACGCGATCCTCGACGCGCGCGAACGGGCGACGAATCGGTCGACGATTCTCGAGGATCTGGGGCTGGAACCGGGCGAGTACGTGCTGGCGACCGTCCACCGGGAGAGCAACACGGACGTGCGATCGAACCTCGAAGCGATTCTCGACGGCTTCGCGGACTCCCCGCTGCCGGTCGTGTTTCCGGCGCACCCGCGGACGGTCGATCGCCTCGAACGGCACGGGCTGTGGGAGCGCGCGACGGCGGTGTGCGACCTGATCGAGCCGCAGGGGTACCTCGATTTCGTCCGCCTGCTCGACGCGGCCGAGCGCGTCGCGACGGATTCCGGCGGCGTCCAGAAGGAAGCGTTCTTCCTCGAGACGCCCTGCGTGACGCTGCGAAACGAAACCGAGTGGACGGAAACCGTCGACAGTGGCTTGAACGTCCTCGTCGGCCCGAACGCCGATCGGATTCGACGGGCGCTCCGGACCGATCGGAACCCGGTGACGAACGCCCAACCGTACGGCGACGGCCTCGCCGGACAGCGGATCGTCGGACTCCTAGAGCGGCAACTCGAGAGCGGCGAACCGGAGACTGAGATCGATCCCGAACCGTCGCCGCTGTCGTGA
- a CDS encoding phosphate ABC transporter permease, whose translation MDLGSIALVLGGVVLLFGGAALSVYGVVLLGALLGGSGGYLAGPTVAAAIGFEGIVAVAGSIVLGAVAGGVLGYVLLSAAVAAMSFVVGTFLGLTTLAPVLVDGPWYVEAGAAIALGLVAAVLGALLTKRMMGLLTAFVGAAFASRSITIDHFVAAREAFHPEPLLFDVTAPAFLALVALGICSQVGLFKFGYVTRIARLLPGSKAIPGRRRRDDSKPT comes from the coding sequence ATGGATCTCGGCAGTATCGCGCTCGTGCTGGGCGGTGTAGTCCTCCTGTTCGGCGGTGCCGCGCTCTCGGTGTACGGCGTCGTGCTCCTCGGCGCCCTCCTGGGTGGCAGCGGTGGTTACCTCGCCGGTCCGACTGTCGCTGCCGCGATCGGGTTCGAGGGGATCGTCGCCGTCGCCGGATCGATCGTTCTCGGAGCCGTGGCCGGCGGCGTTCTCGGGTACGTGCTCCTTTCGGCCGCCGTGGCCGCGATGAGCTTCGTCGTCGGCACGTTCCTCGGACTGACGACGCTCGCCCCGGTGCTCGTCGACGGACCGTGGTACGTCGAGGCCGGCGCGGCGATCGCACTCGGTCTCGTCGCGGCGGTCCTCGGGGCGCTCCTGACGAAGCGGATGATGGGCCTGCTCACGGCGTTCGTCGGCGCCGCGTTCGCGTCCCGATCGATCACGATCGATCACTTCGTCGCCGCGCGGGAGGCGTTCCACCCCGAGCCCCTGCTGTTCGACGTCACCGCGCCGGCGTTTCTCGCGCTCGTCGCGCTCGGCATCTGCTCGCAGGTCGGCCTCTTCAAGTTCGGCTACGTGACGCGGATCGCCCGCCTGCTTCCCGGTTCGAAAGCCATCCCCGGACGTCGGCGCCGCGACGACTCCAAACCGACCTGA
- a CDS encoding cupin domain-containing protein: protein MVLDRYSEERTDLDPADGEVETAELAVTDDVLVKAFALGPNAELDPHDHPDSTNVFHVLEGAVTVVRDDESERVAAPGVVLHERGAVHGARNETDETVVFTASLCPLPS, encoded by the coding sequence ATGGTGCTCGATCGATACTCCGAGGAACGAACCGACCTCGACCCGGCCGACGGCGAAGTTGAGACGGCCGAACTGGCCGTTACGGACGACGTACTCGTCAAGGCGTTCGCCCTCGGACCGAACGCGGAACTCGACCCTCACGATCACCCCGACAGCACGAACGTCTTCCACGTGCTCGAAGGGGCGGTCACGGTCGTCCGAGACGACGAGAGCGAACGAGTCGCGGCCCCCGGTGTCGTACTCCACGAACGGGGCGCCGTCCACGGAGCGCGGAACGAAACCGACGAGACGGTCGTGTTTACGGCGAGCCTCTGTCCCCTCCCGTCGTAA
- a CDS encoding SPFH domain-containing protein → MIPSSVFPLQVGDPTLLVGGLVLVVAAVTVVSMIEIVDAYDRGALTIFGEYRGLLEPGLNVVPPFVSRVYTFDMRTQTIDVPSQEAITRDNSPVTADAVVYIRVMDAERAFLEVDDYRRAVSNLAQTTLRAVIGDMELDDTLSRREMINERIRTELDEPTDEWGIRVESVEVREVTPSQGVKGAMEQQTSAERRRRAMILEAQGERRSAVEKAEGDKQSNIIRAQGEKQSQILEAQGDAISTVLRARSAESMGERAVIDKGMDALTEIGESESTTFVLPQELSSMIGRYGRHLTGSDVADGDGQLESLEFDEETRELIGLDDIAEMIGEIDEEATLDVEAMEQEAQAIKEGDVSSEPDEIDSISETSTGPRPEPDRGAESDSEGSNPDRS, encoded by the coding sequence ATGATCCCCTCGTCCGTCTTCCCCCTGCAAGTCGGCGATCCGACGCTGCTGGTTGGCGGCCTCGTACTCGTGGTCGCGGCCGTCACCGTCGTCTCGATGATCGAGATCGTCGACGCGTACGACAGGGGTGCGCTGACGATCTTCGGCGAGTACCGCGGCCTCCTCGAACCGGGGTTGAACGTCGTGCCGCCGTTCGTTTCCCGGGTGTACACGTTCGATATGCGAACCCAGACGATCGACGTGCCGTCCCAGGAGGCGATCACGCGGGACAACTCGCCCGTCACCGCCGACGCCGTCGTCTACATCAGGGTGATGGACGCCGAACGCGCGTTCCTCGAGGTCGACGATTACCGGCGGGCGGTCTCGAACCTCGCGCAGACGACCCTCCGCGCCGTGATCGGCGACATGGAACTCGACGACACCCTGAGCAGGCGCGAGATGATCAACGAGCGCATCCGGACGGAACTCGACGAACCCACCGACGAGTGGGGGATCCGCGTCGAGAGCGTCGAGGTCCGGGAAGTGACGCCGTCGCAGGGCGTCAAAGGGGCGATGGAACAGCAAACCTCCGCCGAGCGCAGACGGCGGGCGATGATCCTCGAAGCGCAGGGTGAACGCCGCAGCGCCGTCGAGAAGGCCGAGGGCGACAAGCAGTCGAACATCATCCGCGCCCAGGGGGAGAAACAGAGCCAGATCCTCGAAGCGCAGGGTGACGCCATCTCGACCGTGCTTCGCGCGCGATCGGCGGAGTCGATGGGCGAACGCGCGGTGATCGACAAGGGGATGGACGCGCTGACCGAGATCGGCGAGAGCGAGTCGACGACGTTCGTGCTCCCGCAGGAGCTGTCCTCGATGATCGGCCGCTACGGCAGACACCTCACCGGCAGCGACGTCGCGGACGGCGACGGCCAACTCGAGAGCCTCGAGTTCGACGAGGAGACCCGCGAACTGATCGGCCTCGACGACATCGCCGAGATGATCGGCGAGATCGACGAGGAGGCGACTCTGGACGTCGAGGCGATGGAACAGGAGGCCCAGGCCATCAAGGAGGGAGACGTTTCGAGCGAACCCGACGAGATCGATAGCATTTCGGAGACGTCGACCGGTCCCCGACCCGAACCCGATCGGGGGGCAGAATCCGACTCCGAGGGCTCGAACCCCGATCGGAGCTGA
- a CDS encoding AEC family transporter, which translates to MEVLVRLAALLVVLLLGTGLRAIGVLDAGRTARLNATAYYVALPALIFVSTFDQAIGDLLSPALFAGLSIVLFATAGAAWIVHRGRGSRPRQSVAIIQSYHSNLGYLGLPLVAATFDAAVTAAASVILGIVSLMQVPLTIVVLSSFNGSDAAIADELRSLLTNPVLSVLVLGLAVGSIGLSIPGPVVTGLDAIGSLALPLALLCVGASLRVDLPDVDVGTTAAVAALKIGWMPVLAWLVFSTLAVDSATFAASVVMLGTPTAVSTYVFANELGGDASFASLNVFVTTVASIGSLFVLIELVG; encoded by the coding sequence ATGGAGGTTCTCGTTCGACTGGCTGCGCTGCTCGTCGTGTTGTTGCTCGGAACGGGGCTGCGCGCGATCGGCGTCCTCGACGCCGGGCGGACCGCGCGGCTCAACGCGACCGCCTACTACGTCGCGCTCCCGGCGCTCATCTTCGTCTCGACGTTCGACCAGGCGATCGGCGACCTCCTCTCGCCGGCGCTGTTCGCAGGCCTCTCGATCGTCCTGTTCGCCACCGCGGGCGCGGCGTGGATCGTCCACCGCGGGCGGGGTTCGCGGCCGCGACAGAGCGTCGCGATCATCCAGTCGTATCACTCGAACCTCGGCTACCTCGGGCTGCCGCTCGTCGCCGCGACGTTCGACGCCGCGGTGACGGCCGCCGCGAGCGTCATCCTCGGCATCGTTTCCCTGATGCAGGTGCCGCTGACGATCGTGGTGCTGTCGTCGTTCAACGGGTCCGACGCCGCGATCGCCGACGAACTCCGGTCGCTCCTGACGAACCCGGTGCTGTCCGTGCTGGTCCTCGGCCTCGCGGTCGGCTCGATCGGCCTCTCGATCCCCGGCCCCGTCGTCACCGGCCTGGACGCGATCGGGTCGCTCGCGCTGCCGCTCGCGTTGCTCTGCGTCGGCGCGTCGCTCCGGGTCGATCTCCCGGACGTCGACGTCGGGACGACGGCCGCCGTTGCTGCGCTCAAGATCGGGTGGATGCCGGTCCTCGCGTGGCTCGTCTTCTCGACGCTCGCGGTCGACTCCGCCACGTTCGCCGCCAGCGTCGTGATGCTCGGGACGCCGACGGCGGTCTCGACGTACGTCTTCGCGAACGAACTCGGCGGCGACGCGTCGTTCGCCTCGCTCAACGTCTTCGTCACCACCGTCGCGTCGATCGGGTCGCTGTTCGTGCTGATCGAATTGGTCGGCTGA
- a CDS encoding glycine zipper 2TM domain-containing protein: protein MLDHVTRVLNRARYAATGAAIGAFVGGLVSRNAASTGAALGALVGATIGERRQDVDAIREHVDDLTDRGLRSESESDAR from the coding sequence ATGCTCGACCACGTGACGCGCGTTCTGAACCGGGCGCGATACGCAGCGACCGGCGCCGCGATCGGCGCCTTCGTCGGCGGACTGGTCAGTCGAAACGCCGCGAGCACCGGGGCCGCCCTCGGCGCCCTCGTCGGAGCGACGATCGGCGAGCGACGCCAGGACGTCGACGCGATCCGCGAACACGTAGACGACCTGACCGATCGCGGGCTCCGCTCCGAATCCGAGTCCGACGCGCGGTAA
- a CDS encoding A/G-specific adenine glycosylase, whose protein sequence is MSDAESERGPDDDDGTGEANETGEWTLPDDLDAVREALIAWYEADHRSFPWRETDDPYEILVSEVMSQQTQLDRVVAAWEDFLDRWPTTAELAAADRADVVGFWTGHSLGYNNRAKYLHEAAGQVEREFDGEFPTTPEGLQELMGVGPYTANAVASFAFDNGDAVVDTNVKRVTYRAFDIPDDDRAFEAAANELMPEGESRVWNNAIMELGGVACTQTPRCDEVGCPWREWCGAYASGDFTAPDVPTQPSFEGSRRQFRGRVVGTLREYDELGIDTLGHRIRIDYTPDGEYGREWLRGLLSDLEDDGLVEVDDRGGEPVARLRR, encoded by the coding sequence ATGAGCGACGCGGAGTCAGAGCGGGGGCCGGACGACGATGACGGCACCGGCGAGGCGAACGAGACCGGTGAGTGGACGCTCCCGGACGACCTCGACGCGGTTCGGGAGGCGCTGATCGCGTGGTACGAAGCCGACCACCGATCGTTCCCGTGGCGGGAGACCGACGATCCCTACGAGATCCTCGTCAGCGAGGTGATGAGCCAGCAGACCCAGCTCGATCGGGTCGTCGCGGCCTGGGAGGACTTTCTCGATCGGTGGCCGACGACCGCGGAGCTGGCGGCGGCCGATCGGGCGGACGTCGTCGGCTTCTGGACGGGCCACAGTCTCGGCTACAACAACCGGGCGAAGTACCTCCACGAGGCGGCCGGACAGGTGGAACGGGAGTTCGACGGCGAGTTCCCGACGACGCCCGAGGGCTTACAGGAGCTGATGGGCGTCGGTCCCTACACCGCGAACGCGGTGGCGAGTTTCGCGTTCGACAACGGCGACGCCGTCGTCGACACGAACGTCAAGCGGGTCACCTACCGCGCCTTCGATATCCCGGACGACGATCGGGCCTTCGAGGCGGCTGCGAACGAACTCATGCCCGAGGGCGAGTCCCGCGTCTGGAACAACGCGATCATGGAACTCGGCGGGGTCGCCTGCACGCAGACGCCGCGCTGCGACGAGGTCGGCTGCCCGTGGCGCGAGTGGTGTGGCGCCTACGCCAGCGGCGACTTTACGGCGCCCGACGTCCCCACGCAGCCCTCCTTCGAGGGGAGCCGTCGCCAGTTCCGGGGCCGCGTGGTCGGGACGCTCCGGGAGTACGACGAACTCGGGATCGATACGCTCGGCCACCGGATCCGGATCGATTACACCCCCGACGGCGAGTACGGACGGGAGTGGCTCCGCGGCCTGCTCTCGGATCTCGAAGACGACGGGCTAGTCGAGGTCGACGACCGGGGCGGGGAGCCCGTCGCCAGACTTCGGCGGTGA
- a CDS encoding DHH family phosphoesterase yields MTAEPAGESGARDGDSVVYDLAAECTADDVERNTPYLAEINGIVDYGVFVDLSDSVSGLVHESVLEGTYTVGDEFVVELESVRDNGDMAFEPVDVDEYTLEDVDHDYPLTSTDRLESNVGEQIHLEGEVVQVKQTGGPTIFHVADEYGVVPCAAFEEAGVRAYPRIEVGDVVRVTGVPEHRENTLQIEVDGLSKFEGEDAEDARERLEIALEERAEPHDVEPLIDWPAFEKLRPDLREVAKLLRRTVLDGRPIRVRHHADGDGMCAAVPVQIALERFIADVHEDADAARHLIKRLPAKAPFYEMEDATRDLNFALEDREKHGQQLPLLLMLDNGSTAEDVPAYETLAHYDIPIAVVDHHHPDPEAVEDLLDAHVNPYLHDEDYRITTGMCCVELARMIYPEITDELRHVPAVAGLSDRSKADAMDDYLALAAEEGYDEERLQDVSEALDYAAFWLRYNAGDQLIRDLLQLDSDDEGHHRDLVSFFADRAREEVDEQLDAAMAHLEHEELDNGAHLYRIDVENFAHRFTYPAPGKTTGEIHDRKIEETGDPVITVGYGPDFAVLRSDGVRLDIPRMVSELEAEVPGGGVSGGGHLVVGSIKFVKGRREEVIDALVEKMAEADIDEDLSSAAPIDD; encoded by the coding sequence ATGACAGCTGAGCCTGCCGGCGAATCCGGCGCGCGCGACGGGGATTCCGTCGTCTACGATCTCGCTGCCGAGTGCACCGCAGACGACGTCGAACGGAACACCCCCTATCTCGCCGAGATCAACGGTATCGTCGATTACGGCGTTTTCGTCGATCTCTCCGACTCGGTCTCCGGACTCGTCCACGAATCGGTCCTCGAAGGGACCTACACCGTCGGCGACGAGTTCGTGGTCGAACTGGAGAGCGTCCGCGACAACGGCGACATGGCGTTCGAACCGGTCGACGTCGACGAGTACACGCTGGAGGATGTCGATCACGACTACCCCCTGACGAGCACCGATCGGCTCGAGTCGAACGTCGGCGAGCAGATCCACCTCGAGGGCGAGGTCGTTCAGGTCAAACAGACCGGCGGCCCGACGATCTTCCACGTCGCCGACGAGTACGGCGTCGTCCCCTGTGCCGCCTTCGAGGAGGCCGGCGTCCGCGCCTATCCCCGGATCGAGGTCGGTGACGTCGTCCGCGTCACCGGGGTGCCCGAACACCGCGAGAACACGCTGCAGATCGAGGTCGACGGGCTCTCGAAGTTCGAGGGTGAAGACGCGGAAGACGCCCGTGAACGACTCGAGATCGCGCTCGAAGAGCGCGCCGAACCCCACGACGTCGAGCCGCTGATCGACTGGCCGGCGTTTGAGAAGCTCCGCCCCGACCTCCGCGAGGTCGCGAAACTGCTCCGGCGGACGGTCCTCGACGGCCGTCCGATCCGCGTGCGCCACCACGCCGACGGCGACGGGATGTGCGCCGCCGTCCCGGTCCAGATCGCCCTCGAACGGTTCATCGCCGACGTCCACGAGGACGCCGACGCGGCGCGTCACCTCATCAAGCGCCTGCCCGCCAAGGCGCCGTTCTACGAGATGGAAGATGCCACGCGCGACCTGAACTTCGCGCTCGAGGACCGCGAGAAACACGGCCAGCAGCTTCCCCTCCTGCTCATGCTCGACAACGGCTCGACGGCCGAGGACGTCCCGGCCTACGAGACGCTGGCCCACTACGACATCCCGATCGCGGTCGTCGACCACCACCACCCCGACCCCGAGGCCGTCGAGGATCTGCTCGACGCTCACGTCAATCCGTACCTCCACGACGAAGACTACCGGATCACGACGGGGATGTGCTGCGTCGAGCTCGCGCGGATGATCTACCCGGAGATCACCGACGAGCTCCGGCACGTCCCGGCCGTCGCCGGGCTCTCGGACCGATCGAAGGCCGACGCGATGGACGACTACCTCGCGCTCGCCGCCGAGGAGGGGTACGACGAGGAGCGGCTCCAGGACGTCAGCGAGGCGCTCGACTACGCGGCCTTCTGGCTGCGGTACAACGCCGGCGACCAGCTGATCCGGGATCTGCTCCAGCTCGACTCGGACGACGAGGGGCACCACCGCGACCTCGTTTCTTTCTTCGCGGATCGGGCCCGCGAGGAGGTCGACGAGCAACTCGACGCCGCGATGGCCCACCTCGAACACGAGGAACTGGACAACGGCGCCCACCTCTACCGGATCGACGTCGAGAACTTCGCCCACCGCTTTACCTACCCCGCGCCGGGTAAAACGACGGGCGAGATCCACGATCGCAAGATCGAGGAGACCGGCGACCCCGTGATCACGGTCGGCTACGGACCCGACTTCGCGGTGCTTCGGTCCGACGGCGTCCGACTCGACATCCCGCGGATGGTCTCCGAACTCGAAGCGGAGGTCCCCGGCGGCGGCGTCTCCGGCGGCGGCCACCTCGTCGTCGGCTCGATCAAATTCGTCAAGGGTCGCCGCGAGGAGGTCATCGACGCCCTGGTCGAGAAGATGGCCGAGGCGGACATCGACGAGGACCTCTCGAGCGCGGCGCCGATCGACGACTGA
- a CDS encoding universal stress protein — translation MERALVVVEPTAESKALARKAGTFAECTAATIVLIHATTDEEYAARKQAMSSIASSEGTYTTDDAREGAERFAQDVAAEVLSEFGVEYETVGYVGDKGDVILDAADEYDCDHVFLSGRKRSPAGKALFGDATQQVLLEYDGPVTVVTN, via the coding sequence ATGGAACGAGCACTCGTAGTGGTCGAGCCGACGGCCGAATCGAAAGCCCTCGCACGCAAGGCAGGGACGTTCGCCGAATGCACCGCCGCGACGATCGTCCTGATTCACGCGACGACCGACGAGGAGTACGCCGCTCGCAAGCAGGCGATGTCGTCGATCGCCAGCTCCGAGGGAACGTACACAACCGACGACGCCCGCGAGGGCGCCGAACGATTCGCGCAGGACGTCGCGGCGGAGGTCCTGTCGGAGTTCGGCGTCGAGTACGAAACGGTCGGCTACGTCGGCGACAAAGGCGACGTCATCCTCGACGCCGCCGACGAGTACGATTGCGACCACGTCTTCCTCTCGGGTCGCAAGCGCTCTCCCGCGGGGAAGGCCCTGTTCGGCGACGCGACCCAGCAGGTCCTCCTGGAGTACGACGGGCCGGTCACCGTGGTCACGAACTGA